One part of the Macaca mulatta isolate MMU2019108-1 chromosome 6, T2T-MMU8v2.0, whole genome shotgun sequence genome encodes these proteins:
- the FAM200C gene encoding protein FAM200C: protein MSKKRKWDDDYVRYWFTCTTEVDGTQRPQCVLCNSVFSNADLRPSKLSDHFNRQHGGVAGHDLNSLKHMPTPSDQSETLKAFGVASHEDTLLQASYQFAYLCAKEKNPHTVAEKLVKPCALEIAQIVLGPDAQKKLQQVPLSDDVIHSRIDEMSQDILQQVLEDIKASPLKVGIQLAETTDMDDCSQLMAFVRYIKEREIIEEFLFCEPLQLSMKGIDVFNLFRDFFLKHKIALDVCGSVCTDGASSMLGENSEFVAYVKKEIPHIVITHCLLNPHALVIKTLPTKLRDALFTVVRVINFIKGRAPNHRLFQAFFEEIGIEYSVLLFHTEMRWLSRGQILTHIFEMYEEINQFLHHKSSNLVDGFENKEFKIHLAYLADLFKHLNELSASMQRTGMNTVSAREKLSAFVRKFPFWQKRIEKRNFTNFPFLEEIIVSDNEGIFIAAEITLHLQQLSNFFHGYFSVGDLNEASKWILDPFLFNIDFVDDSYLMKNDLAELRASGQILMEFETMKLEDFWCAQFTVFPNLAKTALEILMPFATTYLCELGFSSLLHFKTKSRSCFNLSDDIRVAISKKVPRFSDIIEQKLQLQKSL from the coding sequence ATGTCGAAGAAACGCAAATGGGATGATGACTATGTTCGCTACTGGTTCACCTGTACAACGGAAGTTGATGGAACTCAGCGCCCACAGTGTGTGTTGTGTAACTCAGTATTTTCAAATGCTGACCTCAGACCATCAAAACTGTCAGACCATTTTAACAGACAGCATGGTGGTGTAGCTGGGCATGATCTCAATAGCCTGAAGCATATGCCAACACCATCTGATCAGAGTGAAACCTTGAAAGCATTTGGAGTTGCATCTCATGAGGATACTTTATTACAAGCATCATATCAATTTGCGTATTTATGTGCCAAGGAGAAGAATCCTCATACAGTAGCTGAAAAGTTAGTGAAACCTTGTGCACTGGAAATAGCACAAATAGTTTTGGGACCAGATGCACAAAAGAAGCTTCAGCAGGTACCCTTATCAGATGACGTGATCCATTCTAGAATTGATGAAATGAGCCAAGATATCTTACAGCAAGTTCTAGAAGATATCAAAGCGAGTCCTCTTAAAGTGGGTATTCAGCTTGCTGAGACAACTGACATGGATGACTGCAGTCAGCTAATGGCATTTGTGCgatatataaaagaaagagagatcataGAAGAATTTCTCTTCTGTGAACCATTGCAGCTATCCATGAAAGGAATAGATGTGTTCAATCTCTTCAGAGACTTCTTTCTGAAGCATAAGATAGCACTTGATGTATGTGGCTCTGTTTGTACTGATGGTGCCTCCTCTATGCTAGGAGAAAATTCCGAGTTTGTTGCCTATGTGAAAAAAGAGATACCTCATATCGTAATCACACATTGTTTATTGAATCCTCATGCACTTGTCATAAAGACATTGCCTACAAAACTGAGGGATGCTCTATTTACTGTGGTGAGGGTAATAAATTTCATCAAAGGGAGAGCTCCAAATCATCGCCTATTTCAGGCTTTCTTTGAAGAAATTGGTATAGAATATAGTGTCCTCCTTTTCCATACTGAAATGAGGTGGCTTTCCCGAGGCCAAATACTTACTCACATTTTTGAAATGTATGAAGAAATAAATCAGTTTCTTCACCACAAAAGCAGTAATTTAGTTGATGGCTTTGAAAATAAAGAGTTTAAAATTCACCTAGCATACCTTGCAGATTTATTCAAACACTTAAATGAACTCAGTGCATCTATGCAGAGGACTGGGATGAACACAGTATCGGCTAGAGAAAAGTTATCTGCTTTTGTTAGGAAGTTTCCATTTTGGCAAAAACGAattgagaaaagaaattttaccaattttccttttcttgaagAAATAATTGTTTCAGATAATGAAGGAATATTCATTGCAGCTGAAATAACACTGCATCTGCAACAATTAAGCAACTTCTTCCATGGATATTTTTCCGTTGGAGATCTTAATGAGGCAAGTAAATGGATATTGGatccatttctttttaatatcgATTTTGTCGATGATAgttatttaatgaaaaatgatCTTGCTGAATTACGAGCTAGTGGCCAAATCCTAATGGAATTTGAGACAATGAAGCTTGAGGATTTCTGGTGTGCCCAATTCACAGTGTTTCCAAACCTAGCAAAGACAGCTCTAGAAATCCTTATGCCATTTGCAACTACATACCTTTGTGAGTTGGGATTTTCATcacttttacatttcaaaacaaagtCCAGAAGCTGCTTTAATCTGAGTGATGATATCCGTGTGGCTATTTCAAAAAAAGTTCCTCGTTTCTCAGACATCATTGAACAAAAGCTACAGCTACAGAAGTCACTGTAA
- the SLU7 gene encoding pre-mRNA-splicing factor SLU7 → MSATVVDAVNAAPLSGSKEMSLEEPKKMTREDWRKKKELEEQRKLGNAPAEVDEEGKDINPHIPQYISSVPWYIDPSKRPTLKHQRPQPEKQKQFSSSGEWYKRGVKENSIITKYRKGACENCGAMTHKKKDCFERPRRVGAKFTGTNIAPDEHVQPQLMFDYDGKRDRWNGYNPEEHMKIVEEYAKVDLAKRTLKAQKLQEELASGKLVEQANSPKHQWGEEEPNSQTEKDHNSEDEDEDKYADDIDMPGQNFDSKRRITVRNLRIREDIAKYLRNLDPNSAYYDPKTRAMRENPYANAGKNPDEVSYAGDNFVRYTGDTISMAQTQLFAWEAYDKGSEVHLQADPTKLELLYKSFKVKKEDFKEQQKESILEKYGGQEHLDAPPAELLLAQTEDYVEYSRHGTVIKGQERAVACSKYEEDVKIHNHTHIWGSYWKEGRWGYKCCHSFFKYSYCTGEAGKEIVNSEECIINDITGDESVKKPQTLMELHQEKLKEEKKKKKKKKKKHRKSSSDSDDEEKKHEKLKKALNAEEARLLHVKETMQIDERKRPYNSIYETREPTEEEMEAYRMKRQRPDDPMASFLGQ, encoded by the exons ATGTCAGCCACAGTTGTAGATGCAGTTAATGCTGCACCCCTATCGGGGTCCAAAGAAATGAGTTTGGAGGAACCAAAGAAGATGACCAGAGAGGActggagaaagaagaaggagctAGAAGAACAACGAAAATTGGGCAATGCTCCTGCAGAAGTTGATGAAGAAGGAAA aGACATCAACCCCCATATTCCTCAGTATATTTCTTCAGTGCCATGGTATATCGATCCTTCAAAAAGACCTACTTTAAAACACCAGAGACCACaaccagagaaacaaaagcaGTTCAGCTCATCTGGAGAATGGTACAAGAGGGGTGTAAAAGAG aattcCATAATTACTAAGTACCGCAAAGGAGCATGTGAAAATTGTGGGGCCATgacacacaaaaagaaagactGCTTTGAG AGACCTAGGCGAGTTGGAGCCAAATTTACAGGTACTAATATAGCTCCAGATGAACATGTCCAGCCTCAACTGATGTTTGACTATGATGGGAAGAGGGATCGATGGAATGGCTACAATCCAGAAGAACACATGAAAATTGTTGAAGAGTATGCCAAAGTTGATCTG gcaaAACGAACATTGAAAGCCCAGAAACTCCAAGAGGAATTAGCCTCAGGAAAATTAGTGGAACAGGCT AATTCTCCAAAGCACCAGTGGGGAGAAGAGGAACCAAATTCTCAGACG GAAAAAGATCATAATAGtgaagatgaggatgaagatAAATATGCAGATGATATTGACATGCCTGGACAGAATTTTGACTCCAAGAGACGAATTACTGTCCGGAATCTCAGGATTCGAGAAGATATTGCAAAA tatttgaGGAATTTAGATCCAAATTCTGCCTACTATGATCCAAAAACTAGAGCAATGAGAGAGAATCCTTATGCCAATGCAGGAAAGAATCCAGATGA AGTGAGTTATGCTGGAGATAATTTCGTTAGGTACACAGGAGATACCATTTCAATGGCTCAGACACAGT TGTTTGCGTGGGAAGCCTATGACAAGGGATCTGAAGTACATCTGCAGGCAGATCCTACAAAGCTAGAGCTGTTGTATAAGTCCTTCAAAGTCAAAAAagaagatttcaaagaacagcAGAAAGAAAGCATCCTGGAAAAG TATGGTGGCCAAGAACATTTGGATGCCCCTCCAGCTGAATTGCTTTTAGCACAGACTGAAGACTATGTGGAGTATTCAAGACATGGGACGGTCATCAAAGGACAGGAGCGGGCTGTTGCCTGCTCTAAGTATGAGGAGGATGTGAAGATCCACAATCACACA CATATCTGGGGATCGTACTGGAAAGAAGGCCGATGGGGATACAAATGCTGTCACTCTTTTTTCAAGTATTCCTATTGTACTGGAGAAGCTGGGAAGGAGATTGTT AACTCGGAGGAATGTATTATAAATGATATAACTGGGGATGAATCTGTGAAAAAACCTCAAACTCTCATGGAG CTGCatcaagaaaaactgaaagaggaaaagaagaagaagaaaaagaaaaagaagaagcatCGAAAGAGCAGTTCAGATAGTGATGATGAAGAAAAGAAGcatgaaaaattgaaaaag GCACTGAATGCAGAGGAGGCACGCCTTCTTCATGTCAAGGAGACCATGCAGATTGATGAGAGGAAGCGGCCTTACAATAGCATATATGAAACTCGGGAACCTACtgaagaggaaatggaggcataTAGAATGAAACGTCAGAGGCCAGATGACCCCATGGCCTCTTTCCTTGGACAGTAG